The Echinicola rosea genome has a segment encoding these proteins:
- a CDS encoding fibronectin type III domain-containing protein, whose translation MKKRFTQNSNSLLLFHLILVISVTMQAHQASFAEGSGDWGTASNRESWLWIPANSSTNNGGYGSRGYMMMPSKTNNYNAAHRMYVYVKPGETVYWGFRNEEEFDFLGWQYYDYNANIRVRWFYDDTDTGFFPDKRYGVPVDNHYYDAHSNGGIQGRPANAQAAANGPSQLVGPTGYNAYSFTNTTGEARAFWVEISRNNGDPIRDGLPISFWDVTVANEEDEVQPGRLYSKYWSILNGLPRDAGVANNRAFHNDFGFYVPVDDTFGGTGDTYFVKHAQFPNSNGGFVNFFANQDGPRNNTGSHVDNRKSIEGVSSNYQYPLFLNDPDLEFWPTTEEPSASLNITYEERVPSGNGGHAWVDIDISLPGIVDVLIDLNGNGTYDGGTDLIISEKYDASGEYTIYWDGKDANGNVVTSGSPIGVFAAVIFSPVHFPVYDMEQSMGITITNVRPGDPEDNTIYWDDSLIPRDGESGFVELDDDWKTSAVSLPVNVTGEAGDSHIWHADGNNGFSERNTINTWAASYYAEVNEDDEYRYLTFKGNVYDDDDGVEDGLIFGEATAAEGLHVLIVDEHNEVVATAAVLPNGAYEIDRVPDGTYTAVLSSITVAVGEQSPGPVLPEDWENTGAQWGTVQDQHLYEPSGILGELTLNNTSVREANFGLRVMATLPVVWQDFDAAFQTEQRNTKLEWSVSKEWENSHYEIERSVGGASDFKKIGEVKAVGWTDELTQYQFTDNVLPATGGKLYYRIKQVNLDNSFSYGSLRQVAVPKITLTTDSWKAYPNPSAHHELKLELLDGSSYQGGLINLRVMNALNKSASSSVETLDDLNLHVSKLLQAFGNGLVIMEVKWENKVQYLKVLLE comes from the coding sequence ATGAAGAAACGCTTTACTCAAAACTCGAATTCACTCCTCCTTTTTCACTTGATATTAGTGATATCTGTGACAATGCAAGCGCATCAGGCCTCTTTTGCGGAAGGCTCGGGTGATTGGGGAACGGCCAGTAACCGTGAAAGCTGGCTATGGATCCCCGCCAATAGCAGCACCAACAACGGTGGGTATGGAAGCCGCGGATACATGATGATGCCTTCCAAGACCAATAATTATAACGCCGCCCACCGAATGTATGTCTATGTCAAACCGGGGGAGACGGTATATTGGGGGTTTAGAAATGAAGAGGAATTTGATTTTTTAGGATGGCAATATTACGATTATAATGCCAATATTCGGGTGAGGTGGTTTTACGATGATACCGATACAGGCTTCTTTCCAGATAAGCGATATGGTGTCCCAGTAGACAACCACTACTATGATGCCCACTCTAACGGAGGAATACAAGGCAGGCCAGCCAATGCCCAAGCAGCAGCTAATGGGCCATCACAACTCGTAGGACCTACTGGATATAACGCTTATTCTTTTACCAATACCACAGGGGAAGCAAGGGCTTTTTGGGTGGAGATTTCCCGAAATAACGGGGATCCAATTAGGGACGGACTTCCCATCAGCTTTTGGGATGTGACTGTAGCGAATGAGGAAGACGAAGTGCAGCCAGGAAGGCTTTACAGCAAATACTGGAGCATCCTGAACGGCTTGCCAAGGGATGCCGGTGTGGCAAATAACCGTGCGTTTCATAATGACTTTGGCTTTTACGTTCCAGTGGATGACACCTTTGGCGGTACGGGCGACACCTACTTCGTCAAGCATGCCCAGTTTCCCAATTCCAATGGTGGCTTTGTTAATTTTTTTGCCAATCAAGACGGCCCCCGAAACAACACCGGCAGCCATGTTGATAATCGAAAATCCATTGAGGGTGTTTCTTCCAATTACCAGTATCCATTATTCCTAAACGACCCTGATTTGGAATTTTGGCCTACAACAGAGGAGCCTTCCGCCAGTCTTAATATTACTTATGAGGAAAGAGTCCCCTCCGGAAATGGCGGTCATGCCTGGGTGGACATCGACATCAGCCTTCCGGGGATTGTGGACGTATTGATCGACCTGAACGGAAACGGCACCTATGACGGAGGAACTGACCTGATCATAAGTGAAAAGTATGATGCCAGCGGGGAATACACCATCTACTGGGACGGAAAAGATGCCAATGGAAATGTGGTCACCAGCGGATCCCCAATTGGAGTATTTGCAGCTGTGATCTTTTCCCCTGTGCATTTTCCCGTTTACGATATGGAACAAAGTATGGGGATCACCATTACCAATGTCCGGCCGGGAGATCCGGAAGATAATACCATCTATTGGGACGATTCGTTGATTCCTCGGGATGGTGAATCTGGTTTTGTGGAGTTGGATGATGACTGGAAAACCAGTGCCGTTTCCCTTCCTGTAAATGTCACGGGTGAAGCGGGGGACAGTCATATTTGGCATGCAGATGGCAATAATGGCTTTAGCGAACGAAACACCATCAACACTTGGGCCGCCTCCTACTATGCAGAGGTGAATGAAGATGACGAATACCGCTATTTGACCTTCAAGGGAAATGTCTATGATGACGATGATGGTGTGGAGGACGGATTGATTTTTGGTGAGGCTACCGCAGCAGAAGGGCTACATGTGCTGATCGTGGACGAGCATAACGAAGTAGTAGCTACCGCGGCTGTTTTACCAAATGGAGCATATGAAATCGACCGTGTACCGGATGGGACGTACACTGCCGTGCTTTCTAGCATAACGGTAGCTGTAGGCGAGCAAAGCCCTGGACCTGTTTTGCCGGAAGACTGGGAAAATACCGGCGCACAGTGGGGCACGGTGCAAGATCAGCATTTATATGAACCATCCGGAATATTAGGCGAATTGACCTTAAACAATACCTCTGTACGAGAAGCGAATTTCGGGTTGAGGGTGATGGCTACACTTCCTGTGGTATGGCAGGATTTTGATGCGGCATTCCAGACCGAGCAGCGCAACACCAAGCTGGAATGGAGTGTAAGCAAGGAATGGGAAAACAGTCACTATGAAATCGAACGCTCAGTGGGCGGTGCCTCAGATTTTAAGAAAATAGGGGAAGTGAAGGCAGTTGGCTGGACAGATGAGCTGACACAATATCAATTTACGGACAACGTCCTCCCTGCAACTGGAGGAAAACTATACTACCGGATCAAGCAGGTGAACTTGGACAATAGCTTTTCCTATGGGTCTCTGCGTCAAGTGGCCGTTCCGAAAATCACCTTGACTACGGATAGTTGGAAGGCATATCCTAACCCGAGCGCCCACCACGAACTGAAGCTGGAGCTGCTGGACGGGAGTTCCTACCAAGGAGGACTGATCAACTTGAGGGTGATGAATGCGCTGAATAAGTCAGCTAGCAGCTCAGTGGAGACCCTCGACGATTTGAACCTTCACGTTTCAAAGCTATTACAGGCTTTTGGTAATGGCCTGGTGATCATGGAGGTAAAATGGGAAAACAAGGTGCAGTACCTTAAAGTATTACTCGAATAA
- a CDS encoding T9SS type A sorting domain-containing protein, whose translation MKSILCRLCKNGCQAIFILTFCLIGICHTSFAQQFESNSDGNWSTPSIWDRTNPNGCSNLGDYPRTSTYNPNCQVDVVVEHNVAFDVNTSFGGGYFKSLTVTGSNGVLTFPGNLTFDQSGSSLPAPNNVVINVDNGGYIDVSNGSLLMNRGGVLNITGNSTVIVRDLELQSNNATINVEEGSRLIVLNSSTINSNTTLNLEGELITKSLNFNSGGSLISSGNSAINVSEDLSLGNGTLDLKDNAIISVGGDMSMSGGGALKMKDNTEAIVDGMLDINSTNPAELRDYATFIVDGIREGSIGSFSVLDYACYQSATDANNCASSLPVNFSNLLAQFSALKRKVNLYWSTYRESNNSHYEVERSFNGISSFTSIGEVSGSRWSNDLQQYTFVDTDLPLEAGRLYYRIKQVDADGEATFSKIIALDIPGLSAGKATWQIYPNPANGEQINLALINSQKYNGEEVSITIFNSLNQSRSFRASSIAELNLRLRKELAEFSKGLVLVKVGWADSSQLIKLLH comes from the coding sequence ATGAAAAGTATATTGTGCCGCCTATGTAAAAATGGGTGTCAAGCGATATTTATCCTTACTTTCTGCCTAATTGGGATATGCCACACCAGCTTTGCCCAGCAATTTGAATCGAACAGTGATGGCAACTGGAGCACACCTTCTATTTGGGATCGGACCAATCCAAATGGGTGTTCGAATTTGGGAGATTATCCCAGAACCAGCACATACAATCCAAACTGTCAAGTAGATGTGGTAGTAGAACACAATGTAGCTTTTGACGTCAATACTTCCTTTGGCGGAGGGTATTTTAAAAGCTTGACAGTAACTGGATCAAATGGAGTGCTCACTTTCCCAGGAAACTTAACCTTTGATCAAAGTGGTTCAAGTCTTCCTGCTCCTAACAATGTGGTGATCAATGTGGATAACGGAGGATATATTGATGTTTCCAACGGGAGCCTCTTAATGAATCGAGGAGGCGTTTTAAACATCACGGGCAATAGTACAGTGATAGTACGTGATCTAGAATTGCAAAGTAATAATGCAACAATTAATGTTGAAGAAGGGTCGCGATTGATCGTGCTTAATAGCTCAACTATAAACTCAAATACGACCTTAAACCTTGAAGGTGAGTTAATAACCAAATCATTGAATTTCAATTCAGGAGGATCATTAATTTCATCAGGAAATTCAGCCATTAATGTATCAGAAGATTTGAGTTTAGGAAATGGTACCTTGGACCTCAAAGACAATGCTATTATTTCCGTTGGTGGTGATATGTCCATGAGCGGAGGAGGAGCATTAAAAATGAAAGATAATACCGAAGCTATCGTTGATGGAATGCTCGACATAAATTCTACCAATCCAGCAGAATTGAGAGATTATGCTACATTTATTGTTGATGGAATTAGGGAAGGAAGTATAGGTAGTTTTTCTGTGTTGGATTATGCCTGCTATCAATCAGCTACTGATGCAAATAATTGCGCATCTTCATTACCTGTAAATTTTTCGAACCTCCTTGCTCAATTTTCAGCACTAAAGAGAAAAGTAAACCTTTATTGGTCAACATACAGAGAATCAAATAACAGCCACTACGAGGTAGAACGCTCATTCAATGGCATTTCAAGCTTTACAAGCATTGGAGAAGTTTCGGGCAGTAGATGGTCAAACGACCTTCAGCAATACACCTTCGTTGACACCGATTTACCGCTAGAAGCTGGCCGTCTCTACTACCGCATTAAGCAAGTAGATGCAGATGGAGAAGCTACCTTCAGCAAAATCATTGCTTTGGACATACCGGGGCTTTCTGCCGGAAAAGCCACTTGGCAGATTTACCCAAACCCTGCCAATGGAGAACAAATCAACCTCGCACTTATCAACTCCCAAAAGTACAACGGAGAAGAAGTATCCATAACCATTTTCAATTCACTCAACCAATCCCGTTCCTTCCGAGCAAGTTCTATTGCAGAATTGAACTTGCGGTTAAGAAAAGAATTGGCTGAATTTTCGAAAGGACTGGTACTGGTAAAAGTGGGCTG